A window of Anomalospiza imberbis isolate Cuckoo-Finch-1a 21T00152 chromosome 4, ASM3175350v1, whole genome shotgun sequence contains these coding sequences:
- the NAAA gene encoding N-acylethanolamine-hydrolyzing acid amidase isoform X2 — protein MGCGPWALLALLCGAAAAPLHCNVSLDSPAERRWLPVLRHFEPAFLRAAFQRIIDESVPKWVHQVIQPIAAELELFMPQPFAGEIAGMCKALGVNLGDGILLNFAYESTAFCTSIVAQDDKGNIYHGRNLDYNFVDILSKITLDVQFIKDGGRWWENAIAAFLNRNYPVSWLVRRTLSEAEDFQSAVLRLADIPIIAEVYYIVGGVSPKEGMVITRNRRGPADLWPLDPLGGAWFRVETNYDHWTTPPPFDDRRTAAIKALNATGQHNINFDTLFKVLSVKPVLNNNTVYTTVMSAAHPDRYQTWMRTGE, from the exons ATGGGCTGCGGGCCGTGGGCGCTGCTGGCGCTGCTgtgcggggcggcggcggccccccTGCACTGCAACGTTAGCCTGGACAGCCCGGCCGAGCGGCGCTGGCTGCCCGTGCTGCGGCATTTCGAGCCCGCCTTCCTGCGCGCCGCCTTCCAGCGGATCATCGA CGAGAGCGTACCGAAATGGGTTCACCAGGTCATCCAGCCCATAGCGGCCGAACTGGAGCTGTTCATGCCGCAGCCCTTCGCGGGAGAGATTGCGGGGATGTGCAAAGCACTGGGAGTCAATCTCGGAGATGGAATCCTGCTGAACTTCGCCTACGAATCCACTGC ATTCTGTACCAGCATTGTGGCTCAGGATGACAAAGGAAACATTTACCACGGTCGGAACCTGGATTACAATTTTGTCGATATATTGAGCAAGATCACACTGGATGTGCAGTTTATAAAGG atgGTGGTAGATGGTGGGAAAATGCTATAGCTGCTTTCCTCAATAGGAATTACCCTGTCAGCTGGCTTGTGCGACGT ACCCTGAGCGAAGCAGAGGACTTCCAGTCCGCTGTTCTGAGACTGGCTGACATTCCCATCATTGCTGAGGTTTACTATATTGTAGGAGGTGTCTCACCCAAAGAAGGCATGGTCATAACAAGAAATAGAAGAGGGCCAGCAGATCTCTGGCCTCTCGATCCCTTAGGTGGAGC GTGGTTCCGTGTGGAGACAAACTATGATCATTGGACTACCCCTCCTCCTTTTGATGATCGCAG AACTGCAGCCATCAAAGCTCTCAATGCTACTGGACAGCACAACATCAACTTTGATACACTCTTTAAG GTGTTGTCAGTGAAGCCAGTCTTAAACAA TAATACAGTGTACACCACAGTCATGAGTGCTGCGCATCCAGATCGGTACCAGACGTGGATGAGAACTGGGGAGTGA
- the NAAA gene encoding N-acylethanolamine-hydrolyzing acid amidase isoform X1 produces MGCGPWALLALLCGAAAAPLHCNVSLDSPAERRWLPVLRHFEPAFLRAAFQRIIDESVPKWVHQVIQPIAAELELFMPQPFAGEIAGMCKALGVNLGDGILLNFAYESTAFCTSIVAQDDKGNIYHGRNLDYNFVDILSKITLDVQFIKGGQVAYQGTTFLGYVGLWTGQSPHKFTISGDERDGGRWWENAIAAFLNRNYPVSWLVRRTLSEAEDFQSAVLRLADIPIIAEVYYIVGGVSPKEGMVITRNRRGPADLWPLDPLGGAWFRVETNYDHWTTPPPFDDRRTAAIKALNATGQHNINFDTLFKVLSVKPVLNNNTVYTTVMSAAHPDRYQTWMRTGE; encoded by the exons ATGGGCTGCGGGCCGTGGGCGCTGCTGGCGCTGCTgtgcggggcggcggcggccccccTGCACTGCAACGTTAGCCTGGACAGCCCGGCCGAGCGGCGCTGGCTGCCCGTGCTGCGGCATTTCGAGCCCGCCTTCCTGCGCGCCGCCTTCCAGCGGATCATCGA CGAGAGCGTACCGAAATGGGTTCACCAGGTCATCCAGCCCATAGCGGCCGAACTGGAGCTGTTCATGCCGCAGCCCTTCGCGGGAGAGATTGCGGGGATGTGCAAAGCACTGGGAGTCAATCTCGGAGATGGAATCCTGCTGAACTTCGCCTACGAATCCACTGC ATTCTGTACCAGCATTGTGGCTCAGGATGACAAAGGAAACATTTACCACGGTCGGAACCTGGATTACAATTTTGTCGATATATTGAGCAAGATCACACTGGATGTGCAGTTTATAAAGGGTGGGCAG GTTGCGTACCAAGGCACCACATTTCTTGGTTACGTTGGATTATGGACTGGACAAAGTCCACACAAGTTCACCATCTCTGGAGATGAACGAG atgGTGGTAGATGGTGGGAAAATGCTATAGCTGCTTTCCTCAATAGGAATTACCCTGTCAGCTGGCTTGTGCGACGT ACCCTGAGCGAAGCAGAGGACTTCCAGTCCGCTGTTCTGAGACTGGCTGACATTCCCATCATTGCTGAGGTTTACTATATTGTAGGAGGTGTCTCACCCAAAGAAGGCATGGTCATAACAAGAAATAGAAGAGGGCCAGCAGATCTCTGGCCTCTCGATCCCTTAGGTGGAGC GTGGTTCCGTGTGGAGACAAACTATGATCATTGGACTACCCCTCCTCCTTTTGATGATCGCAG AACTGCAGCCATCAAAGCTCTCAATGCTACTGGACAGCACAACATCAACTTTGATACACTCTTTAAG GTGTTGTCAGTGAAGCCAGTCTTAAACAA TAATACAGTGTACACCACAGTCATGAGTGCTGCGCATCCAGATCGGTACCAGACGTGGATGAGAACTGGGGAGTGA